A part of Allocoleopsis franciscana PCC 7113 genomic DNA contains:
- a CDS encoding DUF6753 family protein, which yields MSQNTPKFPVSSESKLTPLEVALQGKSEEFKRRVMDFVNVTGYEPDDPIFIFLVATGRLEVMLEEAPNALDRLFKHWNTQITKTFELVDHALIERQKLAIAQAAGDIIRQAERQEARRFFSSLIPAAGVLLSVLGLGFVMGVTVPPYLQGGYTTEVKLTAEQVDALRWASSKEGKFARNLMRWNGGYLDNLECTQDIKRLNIRLNLGSRSATSGFCTIWVTPPEQRKYAD from the coding sequence ATGAGCCAGAATACTCCAAAATTCCCGGTATCCTCTGAATCTAAACTGACTCCATTAGAGGTAGCTTTACAGGGGAAGTCTGAGGAATTTAAGCGCAGAGTGATGGATTTTGTTAACGTGACCGGATATGAGCCAGATGACCCGATATTTATCTTTCTGGTGGCGACGGGACGGTTGGAGGTGATGTTAGAAGAAGCGCCTAATGCTTTAGACCGATTGTTCAAACACTGGAACACTCAGATAACGAAGACGTTTGAGCTAGTAGACCATGCTTTGATAGAGAGACAAAAGTTAGCGATCGCTCAAGCAGCCGGAGATATAATTAGGCAAGCCGAAAGGCAAGAAGCGCGACGATTTTTTAGTTCTCTCATACCAGCAGCAGGAGTGTTACTGTCCGTCTTAGGGCTGGGTTTTGTCATGGGAGTTACAGTTCCTCCCTACTTACAAGGCGGATATACAACTGAGGTGAAGCTGACAGCAGAACAGGTCGATGCTCTACGCTGGGCTTCATCAAAGGAAGGAAAATTTGCTCGAAATTTGATGCGCTGGAATGGAGGATATTTGGATAATCTGGAATGTACCCAAGATATCAAACGGCTCAATATTCGTCTTAACTTAGGTTCTCGTTCAGCCACGAGTGGATTTTGTACGATTTGGGTGACACCGCCAGAGCAGAGAAAATACGCGGATTAG
- a CDS encoding ParM/StbA family protein, with amino-acid sequence MADLIVGFDVGASSTKIIYGLRVGEKPSLLRMPPEVIEVTHHTLETYKALNGIGIPQPEAEAWVEMGDRCVVVGSLAREFLADAGMHELKYERAVYKVMTALGVIKQRLNLPTKFSVALGVLLPYDEYPDRERFSARLKHLLKDYKFRGERLRVKLEHFECVPEGFGLAASRLKTKGSMWFKERSLSVCMFGHRNTSALVFTEGKLNSRLSTTSDLGFHQLIEKVRRLTSGQKSEVLTEAVFKAGSDITATNSAIASLARSHDEQFRTQETEEIVAAIATAREEYWERLKAWINVTVSTSMNEVILCGGGAIYFKNELEAYFKRTSTPTYWGHEIESLIVDVIFNSRSGTEPLAFRLIDVWGIFNKLKSSKEQVAA; translated from the coding sequence ATGGCAGATTTGATTGTCGGATTTGATGTTGGAGCATCCTCAACCAAGATTATTTACGGACTAAGAGTAGGGGAGAAACCTTCATTATTAAGAATGCCTCCAGAAGTAATAGAGGTAACACACCATACTCTAGAAACATACAAAGCTCTCAATGGTATTGGCATCCCTCAACCCGAAGCGGAAGCCTGGGTAGAGATGGGAGATAGATGTGTGGTAGTGGGAAGTTTAGCTCGTGAATTTCTTGCAGATGCAGGAATGCACGAACTGAAGTATGAGAGAGCGGTGTATAAAGTGATGACGGCTCTCGGTGTCATCAAGCAACGCCTTAATTTACCAACTAAATTCAGTGTGGCGCTAGGTGTACTGCTCCCTTACGACGAATACCCAGACAGAGAAAGATTCAGTGCAAGATTAAAGCACTTGCTCAAAGATTACAAGTTTAGGGGAGAGCGGCTTCGGGTAAAACTAGAGCATTTTGAATGCGTCCCAGAAGGGTTTGGGTTAGCAGCCAGTCGTTTGAAAACAAAAGGCTCGATGTGGTTTAAAGAGCGTTCTCTATCTGTCTGTATGTTCGGGCATCGTAACACCAGTGCGTTGGTGTTTACAGAGGGCAAGTTAAATTCCAGGCTCTCTACTACCTCAGACCTTGGTTTTCACCAATTAATAGAGAAGGTTCGGCGCTTAACCAGTGGACAAAAGTCTGAGGTTCTGACAGAAGCAGTCTTTAAAGCGGGTAGCGATATTACGGCGACTAACAGCGCTATAGCCTCACTCGCTCGCTCTCATGATGAACAATTTCGCACGCAAGAAACTGAGGAAATTGTAGCAGCGATCGCTACAGCGAGAGAAGAGTACTGGGAGCGACTGAAGGCATGGATAAATGTCACTGTATCTACTTCTATGAATGAAGTCATTTTATGTGGAGGAGGAGCCATCTACTTCAAGAATGAACTAGAGGCGTATTTCAAGCGCACTTCTACTCCTACCTACTGGGGTCATGAGATAGAGAGCCTGATTGTGGATGTAATTTTCAATTCTCGAAGCGGTACAGAACCTCTGGCGTTTCGACTCATTGACGTGTGGGGTATTTTCAACAAACTCAAGTCTTCTAAGGAGCAAGTAGCCGCATGA